From a region of the Janthinobacterium sp. 61 genome:
- a CDS encoding ABC transporter permease, with the protein MRHLENIYRLGVKEIWSLIRDPMMLVLILYTFTLAIYVAATAKPETLHMASIAIVDEDGSPLSGRIASAFFPPQFTPPAMINQSQVDAGLDAGQYTFVLTIPPKLQSDVLGGRQAELQLNVDATRMSQAFSGSGYIQQIVAGEVAEFAKRYRGATVSPVELVMRARFNPSLSQAWFGSLMEIINQVTMLSIILTGAALIREREHGTIEHLLVMPVTPAEIMLGKVWSMGLVVLLAAALSLNLVVRGMLHVPIEGSIALFLCGAALHLFATTSMGIFLATVARSMPQFGMLLILVLLPLQMLSGGSTPRESMPELVQNIMLIAPTTHFVELSQAILYRGAGIDVVWKPFLALLAIGTALFTFALARFRKTISQMA; encoded by the coding sequence ATGCGCCATCTTGAAAATATCTACCGCCTGGGCGTGAAGGAAATCTGGAGCCTGATCCGCGATCCGATGATGCTGGTCCTGATTTTGTATACCTTTACGCTGGCGATCTACGTGGCCGCCACGGCCAAGCCGGAAACCTTGCACATGGCCTCGATCGCCATCGTCGACGAGGATGGATCGCCGCTGTCCGGGCGCATCGCCTCGGCCTTTTTCCCGCCGCAGTTCACGCCGCCGGCCATGATCAACCAGAGCCAGGTCGATGCGGGACTGGACGCGGGGCAGTACACCTTCGTGCTGACGATACCGCCCAAGCTGCAGTCGGACGTGCTGGGTGGGCGCCAGGCGGAGTTGCAGCTGAACGTGGATGCCACGCGCATGAGCCAGGCTTTCAGCGGCAGCGGCTACATCCAGCAGATCGTCGCCGGCGAAGTGGCCGAATTCGCCAAGCGCTATCGCGGCGCAACGGTCTCGCCGGTGGAACTGGTGATGCGCGCGCGCTTCAATCCTTCGCTGAGCCAGGCATGGTTTGGCTCGCTGATGGAAATCATCAACCAGGTGACGATGCTGTCAATTATCCTGACTGGCGCGGCCCTGATCCGCGAGCGCGAACACGGCACCATCGAGCACTTGCTGGTGATGCCCGTGACGCCGGCCGAAATCATGCTGGGCAAGGTATGGTCGATGGGCCTGGTGGTGCTGCTGGCCGCCGCCCTGTCGCTGAACCTGGTGGTGCGCGGCATGCTGCATGTGCCGATCGAAGGCTCGATCGCGCTGTTCCTGTGCGGCGCGGCCCTGCACCTGTTTGCCACCACCTCGATGGGTATTTTCCTGGCCACCGTGGCGCGCAGCATGCCGCAGTTCGGCATGCTCCTGATCCTCGTGCTGCTGCCGCTGCAGATGCTCTCGGGCGGCAGCACGCCGCGCGAAAGCATGCCCGAGTTGGTGCAGAACATCATGCTGATCGCGCCGACCACGCATTTCGTCGAATTGAGCCAGGCGATCCTGTACCGGGGCGCCGGCATCGACGTGGTGTGGAAACCGTTCCTGGCACTGCTGGCCATTGGTACGGCCTTGTTTACCTTCG